The Tepidibacter aestuarii genome contains a region encoding:
- a CDS encoding 3'-5' exonuclease has translation MNYIIFDLELNSKPFKSKIPNEIIEIGAVKLNEDLEIVDRFQAFIKPKYFPRLFSRIKKKTNIKQIDINNAKSFKLILKSFKDWLGEDYMLCSWGYDDYYHIKTNCKLHNIKSSWIHEFLDIQKQFSKINKLEKGKTASLSNALTLCDIEIEDTNMHRADIDAEYTCKIFIHLFEKLDFSSISIKK, from the coding sequence TTGAATTATATAATTTTCGATCTTGAACTAAATAGTAAACCTTTCAAAAGCAAGATACCAAACGAAATAATAGAAATAGGAGCAGTTAAGCTAAATGAAGATTTAGAAATAGTAGACAGATTCCAAGCCTTTATAAAGCCTAAGTATTTCCCAAGATTATTCTCTAGAATAAAGAAAAAAACTAATATAAAACAAATTGACATAAACAATGCCAAATCTTTTAAACTAATATTGAAATCTTTCAAAGACTGGCTAGGTGAAGATTATATGTTGTGCTCTTGGGGATATGACGATTATTACCATATAAAGACTAATTGCAAACTTCACAATATAAAATCAAGCTGGATTCATGAATTTTTAGATATACAAAAACAGTTTTCTAAAATCAATAAATTAGAAAAAGGTAAAACAGCTAGTCTTTCAAACGCACTGACTTTGTGTGATATAGAAATAGAAGACACAAATATGCACAGAGCTGATATTGATGCTGAATATACTTGTAAAATATTTATTCATCTATTTGAAAAACTTGATTTTTCTAGTATCTCTATAAAAAAATAA
- a CDS encoding CDP-alcohol phosphatidyltransferase family protein, which yields MLDTHARKYVNPMIDKASKGFLSLKMTPNQVTVLAFITGIIASVGVYFDYNIVACLLLWLSGFLDAVDGAMARKSNKSTPWGTLLDITFDRIVEIFIIISLALKFNELLFNYLILTCCIIFSMTIFLTVGALSEKNGIKSFYYQAGIAERTEGFIFFTFMILSPNNMALITNIFSLLIFVTAIQRMMEAKKIFTKK from the coding sequence ATGTTAGATACTCATGCAAGAAAATATGTTAATCCTATGATAGATAAAGCGTCCAAAGGTTTTTTGAGTTTGAAAATGACACCAAACCAAGTAACTGTATTAGCATTTATAACGGGAATAATAGCATCTGTTGGAGTGTATTTTGATTATAATATAGTTGCATGCTTATTACTTTGGCTATCTGGATTTTTAGATGCTGTCGATGGTGCTATGGCAAGAAAAAGTAATAAATCAACTCCTTGGGGTACGCTACTTGACATTACTTTTGATAGAATTGTAGAAATATTTATTATAATAAGTTTAGCACTTAAATTTAACGAATTATTATTTAACTACTTGATACTTACTTGCTGCATAATTTTTTCAATGACTATATTTCTAACTGTAGGTGCTTTGAGTGAAAAAAATGGTATAAAATCATTTTATTATCAAGCTGGAATAGCTGAAAGAACGGAAGGATTTATATTTTTTACATTTATGATATTGAGTCCAAACAATATGGCTTTAATAACGAATATATTTTCTTTATTGATATTTGTAACTGCAATTCAACGGATGATGGAAGCAAAAAAAATATTTACAAAAAAATAA
- a CDS encoding ABC transporter ATP-binding protein produces MTKLYLKNIKKTYGKYVKTSNFDLNIDKLKIKDKDFFGIVGGSGCGKTTLLKIIAGLINIDEGTICMNEKTINEILPQRRNIGMIFQENLLFPHMSVYENISFGLKIKKISKEKISELIGDVLESVGLKGFEKRYPNELSGGQKQRVSLARSLVLKPEVLLMDEPFSALDPELRKEMRNLILKIHKEYKMTIVFVTHDIEEAFDLFDDMIIMKEGRIVQNGSPMQIYQNPINAHVAKFMGINNVLYGNIKDKIFRSNNLKIKLNKFNEDDVMGNLILKPECLKVLKFDNCNKHTNIFKGTIKECSFRQGFILFRVDINFIEFETIQVYEPNIEFKVGEKVSVHYDEKGLLFISDEEGMQC; encoded by the coding sequence ATGACGAAATTATACTTAAAAAATATAAAAAAAACTTATGGTAAATATGTAAAAACGTCTAATTTTGATTTGAATATAGATAAACTTAAGATTAAGGATAAAGATTTCTTTGGAATAGTTGGAGGATCTGGGTGTGGGAAGACAACACTTTTAAAGATAATAGCAGGCCTTATTAATATTGATGAGGGAACTATTTGTATGAATGAAAAAACAATTAATGAAATTTTACCTCAAAGAAGGAATATAGGTATGATATTTCAAGAAAATTTATTGTTTCCTCACATGAGTGTTTATGAAAATATAAGTTTTGGCCTTAAAATTAAAAAAATTTCAAAAGAAAAAATCTCAGAATTAATAGGTGATGTACTTGAATCTGTAGGACTTAAAGGGTTTGAAAAAAGATATCCAAATGAATTGAGTGGGGGACAAAAGCAAAGAGTTTCTTTAGCTAGAAGTCTAGTATTAAAGCCTGAAGTATTGCTTATGGATGAGCCTTTTAGTGCTTTAGATCCTGAATTAAGAAAAGAAATGAGAAATCTTATATTAAAAATTCATAAAGAATATAAGATGACTATAGTGTTTGTAACACACGATATAGAAGAAGCATTTGATTTATTTGATGATATGATCATAATGAAAGAGGGAAGGATAGTACAAAATGGATCTCCTATGCAAATATATCAAAATCCTATCAATGCTCATGTTGCTAAATTTATGGGAATTAATAATGTTTTATATGGAAATATTAAGGACAAAATATTTAGATCAAATAATTTAAAAATAAAGTTAAATAAATTTAATGAAGATGATGTAATGGGAAATCTTATTTTAAAGCCTGAATGTCTAAAAGTATTAAAATTTGATAATTGTAATAAACATACAAATATTTTTAAAGGTACAATAAAAGAATGCTCATTTAGACAAGGATTTATATTGTTTAGAGTAGACATTAATTTTATCGAATTTGAAACAATACAAGTTTATGAACCGAATATCGAATTTAAAGTTGGTGAAAAAGTTTCTGTACACTATGATGAAAAAGGACTTTTATTTATATCAGATGAGGAGGGAATGCAATGTTAG
- a CDS encoding ABC transporter permease has product MKVKYGEKVSLIILSLLILFSLVQIIFIIFMSFSNGWVWPDIIPKNLSTEGWKYVLLNSNSLDVIFMSLKIALIVVVINLIVAIPAADAIARYDFKYKKTIEFFLIMPIVIPPIISTMGIHKAFIRMNLTESIWGVILVHIIPTLPYMIRAIKISFENFGFEWEQQCQMLGASKLKTLINVKIYFLLPGIIAGSSLTALISFSQYITTILIGGGQIQTLSTNMIPYINSGEKTIGCVYAIIFAFICLSTLGIMEYYLKRYYDSL; this is encoded by the coding sequence ATGAAGGTCAAATATGGGGAGAAGGTATCATTAATAATATTATCCTTATTAATATTATTTTCCCTAGTTCAAATTATTTTTATTATTTTTATGAGCTTTTCTAATGGATGGGTCTGGCCTGATATAATTCCTAAGAATCTAAGTACTGAAGGATGGAAATATGTTTTACTAAATAGTAATTCATTAGATGTTATATTTATGAGTTTAAAAATAGCTTTAATTGTAGTTGTTATAAATTTAATAGTAGCAATTCCAGCAGCAGATGCAATAGCTAGGTATGATTTTAAATATAAAAAGACAATCGAGTTTTTTTTGATTATGCCTATTGTTATACCTCCAATAATATCTACTATGGGAATACACAAAGCTTTTATAAGAATGAATCTAACAGAAAGCATATGGGGAGTAATTTTAGTACATATAATACCGACTCTACCGTATATGATAAGGGCTATTAAAATCAGTTTCGAAAATTTTGGATTTGAATGGGAACAGCAGTGCCAAATGCTTGGAGCAAGTAAATTAAAGACTCTTATCAATGTGAAAATATATTTTTTACTTCCTGGTATTATAGCTGGTTCTAGCCTAACGGCATTGATATCTTTTAGTCAATATATAACTACTATTCTAATAGGAGGAGGACAGATACAGACTCTTTCAACTAATATGATTCCGTATATTAATTCTGGAGAAAAAACTATAGGATGTGTATATGCGATAATATTTGCATTTATATGTTTATCTACACTTGGTATTATGGAATATTATTTAAAAAGATATTATGATTCACTGTGA
- a CDS encoding ABC transporter permease, which produces MYQKTRPYLLLLPAIIVTIVLFVSGLIQGFIQSLGIPSIYNMGGITFVYYKELFMSTEFWVSFFMTLKVAIISTVLSALGGTCIVYLLYILKTGVFYKFTSKFKLLIQIPMLFPYLVYSYIILLIFNRSGWISSVFLKLGIINSINEFPVIVNDEFGIGIILTYVLKTTPFIVLMLYPVILKVESNWLELAYMLGGSRNELFKKVILKMLINPLKISCFIIFSYTFAEFEIPFLLGVTYPKMISVYSYQIYMNSDLIERPKAFAINIIAVLVIIGIGYIFNRLSMQKWRKIK; this is translated from the coding sequence ATGTATCAAAAAACTAGGCCATATTTATTATTATTACCAGCAATAATAGTAACTATTGTATTGTTTGTATCGGGATTAATACAAGGGTTTATACAAAGCTTAGGAATACCATCTATTTATAATATGGGTGGTATTACTTTTGTGTATTATAAAGAACTGTTTATGTCTACAGAATTTTGGGTGTCATTTTTTATGACACTGAAAGTAGCTATAATATCGACAGTATTATCTGCATTAGGAGGAACTTGTATAGTATATTTATTGTATATACTAAAGACTGGAGTATTTTATAAATTTACATCCAAATTCAAACTTTTAATTCAAATACCTATGTTATTTCCGTACTTAGTGTATTCATATATTATATTACTTATATTCAATAGAAGTGGATGGATAAGTTCTGTTTTTTTAAAATTAGGGATAATAAATAGTATTAATGAATTTCCTGTGATAGTAAATGATGAGTTTGGCATAGGAATAATATTAACATATGTATTAAAAACCACTCCTTTTATAGTTCTAATGCTATACCCTGTTATTTTAAAGGTTGAATCAAATTGGTTAGAATTAGCATATATGCTAGGTGGAAGTAGAAATGAGCTTTTTAAAAAAGTTATATTAAAGATGTTGATTAATCCCCTAAAGATATCGTGTTTTATAATATTTTCATACACTTTTGCTGAATTTGAAATTCCTTTTTTATTAGGAGTTACCTATCCAAAAATGATCTCCGTCTATTCATATCAAATATATATGAATTCAGATTTGATTGAAAGACCTAAAGCTTTTGCTATAAATATAATTGCAGTATTAGTTATAATAGGAATTGGATATATTTTTAATCGTTTAAGTATGCAAAAATGGAGGAAGATAAAGTGA
- a CDS encoding ABC transporter substrate-binding protein, which translates to MRKIISIILVILISFSALSGCASKDKKESFNLLEMKWEDIAKEADGETVNIYMWAGDPSVNEYMDNWVKPLVKEELNINLNRVAINDPKDMINKLITEKEVEKSNGSIDIIWMNGENFKLANENSLLWGPFADKLPNYNQYVNKEADDIKYDFGEDTMGMEVPFGKSQFVFIYDSNAIKNPPKDINELTNWIKQNPGKFTYPSVPDFTGSAFIRQTYMDLFKKDYVEDKDLNSMWNYMNEIKPYLWRKGETYPESSAKLDMLYSNSEVLMSMSYNPLHAFNKVQNGEFKESTDVFVLNDGTLSNTHYLSVPFNASNKAGAMVVIDFLLSPRAQIQKLNPSNWGDGLAISYDKLSDEDKLKIDDIYKENKLEFLNEIRKYKIPEMKATYIDQIEKGWIENVSKN; encoded by the coding sequence ATGAGAAAAATAATATCAATTATACTTGTAATATTAATTAGTTTTAGTGCGTTATCTGGATGTGCGAGTAAAGATAAAAAGGAATCATTTAATTTACTTGAAATGAAATGGGAAGATATTGCTAAAGAGGCTGACGGTGAAACTGTTAATATATATATGTGGGCTGGAGATCCATCAGTAAATGAATACATGGATAATTGGGTCAAGCCATTGGTAAAAGAAGAATTAAATATTAATTTAAATAGAGTTGCTATAAACGATCCAAAAGATATGATAAATAAACTAATTACAGAAAAAGAAGTAGAAAAATCAAATGGAAGCATAGATATAATATGGATGAATGGAGAAAACTTCAAATTAGCAAATGAAAATAGTCTACTTTGGGGACCGTTTGCGGATAAGCTTCCAAATTATAATCAATATGTTAATAAAGAAGCAGATGATATTAAGTATGATTTTGGAGAAGATACTATGGGAATGGAAGTTCCTTTTGGAAAATCTCAATTTGTATTTATATATGATTCTAATGCCATAAAAAATCCGCCTAAGGATATAAATGAACTAACTAATTGGATAAAACAAAATCCTGGAAAATTTACATATCCATCAGTACCAGATTTCACAGGAAGTGCGTTTATACGCCAAACTTATATGGATTTATTCAAGAAAGATTATGTAGAAGATAAAGATTTAAATAGTATGTGGAATTATATGAATGAAATAAAACCATATTTATGGAGAAAAGGGGAAACATATCCTGAAAGCAGTGCTAAACTTGACATGCTATATTCAAATTCAGAAGTGTTGATGAGTATGTCTTATAATCCACTTCATGCATTTAACAAAGTACAAAATGGAGAGTTTAAAGAATCAACAGATGTGTTCGTATTAAATGATGGAACGCTGTCTAATACTCACTACTTGAGTGTACCATTTAATGCTTCTAATAAAGCAGGAGCCATGGTAGTTATAGATTTCTTACTATCACCTAGAGCTCAGATACAAAAATTAAATCCTAGCAATTGGGGAGATGGACTTGCTATATCATATGATAAACTTTCAGATGAAGATAAATTGAAAATAGATGATATTTATAAAGAAAATAAGTTAGAATTTTTAAATGAAATTAGAAAATATAAAATTCCAGAAATGAAGGCTACGTATATAGATCAAATAGAAAAAGGCTGGATCGAAAATGTATCAAAAAACTAG
- a CDS encoding (Fe-S)-binding protein, whose protein sequence is MKKRNVGVKLHQLSSFSKLFTASSGYNEDNVKAFIPGCSLTDYSPQIVMKTYKYLNDNLGNTGIILKCCAAPSKISGDKEGFKSYYSQLQEEIENMKVKEIITACQTCHKTIKENSPGIEVKSIWESINDIGIPDDIKKKYKDLDKVFALHDPCPIRKENSIHENVRDVLSEMGIKIEEFNNSRERTSCCGGKLSIQNKELALNHMRKRANEANSDYILTYCESCVKSMKTAGKNSIHILDLIFNDNINSKFDQMGVNYLQKWMNRYKCKTYIEQLKNTNKGE, encoded by the coding sequence ATGAAAAAGAGGAATGTAGGAGTTAAATTACATCAATTATCAAGTTTTTCAAAACTTTTTACTGCGTCAAGTGGCTATAATGAAGATAATGTAAAGGCTTTTATTCCAGGGTGTAGCCTAACGGATTATAGTCCTCAAATAGTAATGAAAACGTATAAATACTTAAATGACAATCTAGGAAATACAGGTATTATTTTAAAATGTTGTGCTGCTCCTTCTAAAATATCAGGAGATAAAGAGGGTTTTAAATCATATTATTCACAATTACAAGAAGAAATAGAGAATATGAAGGTGAAAGAGATAATAACAGCATGTCAAACCTGTCATAAGACTATAAAAGAAAATAGCCCTGGTATTGAGGTTAAATCTATTTGGGAATCTATAAACGATATTGGTATACCAGATGATATTAAGAAGAAATATAAAGATTTAGATAAAGTATTTGCTTTGCATGATCCGTGTCCTATAAGAAAAGAAAATAGTATTCATGAAAATGTTAGAGATGTATTAAGTGAAATGGGTATAAAGATAGAAGAGTTTAATAATAGTAGAGAAAGAACTTCGTGTTGTGGAGGTAAATTAAGTATACAAAATAAAGAGCTAGCATTAAATCATATGAGAAAAAGAGCTAATGAAGCTAACTCGGATTATATACTTACATATTGTGAGTCTTGCGTTAAATCTATGAAAACAGCGGGTAAAAACAGTATTCATATATTAGATTTAATATTTAATGATAATATAAATTCAAAGTTTGACCAAATGGGCGTTAATTACTTACAGAAATGGATGAATAGGTATAAGTGTAAAACATATATTGAACAATTAAAAAATACTAATAAAGGAGAGTAA
- the ppdK gene encoding pyruvate, phosphate dikinase — protein MGKFVYSFNEGSKEMKNLLGGKGANLAEMTKIGLPVPPGFTITTDACNTYYAKDKKIWDELLDEIMDNLSKLEKTLDKKLGDNENPLLLSVRSGAVISMPGMMDTILNLGLNDIAVQALSKKTNNERFAYDSYRRFIQMFSDVVMGIQKYKFERVLDNVKESKGYKYDTELTVDDLKDIVKEFKNIYKSELRQEFPSDPKEQLILAVKAVFDSWNNPRADIYRKLNDIPHKLGTAVNIQSMVFGNMGQTSGTGVAFTRNPSTGENVLFGEYLVDAQGEDVVAGIRTPEPIASLKNIMPDIYNKFENITGVLENHYKDMQDIEFTIENENLYILQTRNGKRTAKAAINIAVDMVGEGLITKKEAIMRIDAKQLDQLLHPNFEDKALKEATLISKGLPASPGAASGKVYFNANDVVAANENGEKAILVRLETSPEDIEGMVSSEGILTARGGMTSHAAVVARGMGKCCVAGCSDIKVSEEKKELRVKDLVIKEGEYISLDGSTGSVYIGNIPKNEVELVGKFEEFMDWVDEVRVLKVRTNADTPKDAKTAVKFGAEGIGLCRTEHMFFEEDRIPVVRKMILSKTVDERQEALEKLLPMQREDFAQIFEAMEGRDTTIRLLDPPLHEFLPKKEEDIKNLADDMNISYEDIEKRIEDLEEFNPMLGHRGCRLAVTYPEIYMMQARAIMEGAIQAKNKGFDVAPEIMIPLIGDVNELKYIKEFVVNVVEEVLSESKVDMKYMVGTMIEVPRAALTADEIAKEAQFFSFGTNDLTQMTYGFSRDDANKFLVEYESKEIFEKDPFQVLDKNGVGKLVKMASKLGRETREDIKLGICGEHGGEPASVEFCHNIGLNYVSCSPYRVPIARLAAAQAALKEKLAMA, from the coding sequence GTGGGGAAATTTGTATACAGCTTTAACGAAGGTTCAAAGGAAATGAAAAATCTATTAGGTGGAAAAGGAGCTAATTTAGCTGAAATGACTAAAATTGGGCTACCTGTTCCTCCGGGATTTACAATTACAACAGATGCTTGTAATACTTACTACGCGAAAGATAAAAAGATTTGGGATGAACTTTTAGATGAAATAATGGATAATCTTTCAAAATTAGAAAAAACTTTAGATAAAAAATTAGGAGATAATGAAAATCCGCTTCTTCTTTCAGTAAGATCAGGTGCTGTTATATCTATGCCTGGGATGATGGATACTATACTTAACTTAGGACTTAACGATATAGCTGTACAAGCACTTTCTAAAAAGACTAACAATGAAAGATTTGCTTATGATAGTTATAGAAGATTTATTCAAATGTTTTCAGATGTTGTTATGGGAATTCAAAAATACAAGTTTGAAAGAGTATTGGATAATGTAAAAGAATCAAAAGGATATAAATATGATACTGAACTTACTGTTGATGATTTAAAAGATATAGTTAAAGAATTTAAGAATATATATAAGAGTGAATTAAGACAAGAGTTTCCATCTGACCCTAAGGAACAATTAATATTAGCTGTAAAGGCTGTATTTGATTCATGGAACAATCCTAGAGCAGATATATATAGAAAGTTAAATGATATACCTCATAAGCTAGGAACTGCTGTAAATATACAATCTATGGTATTTGGAAATATGGGGCAAACATCGGGTACAGGAGTTGCATTTACGAGAAACCCATCTACTGGCGAAAATGTTTTATTTGGAGAGTATTTGGTAGATGCTCAAGGTGAAGATGTTGTTGCAGGTATTAGAACGCCTGAACCGATAGCTAGTCTGAAAAATATTATGCCTGATATATACAATAAGTTCGAAAATATAACTGGAGTACTTGAAAATCACTACAAAGATATGCAAGATATAGAGTTTACTATAGAGAATGAAAATTTATATATTCTACAAACTAGAAATGGAAAGCGTACAGCAAAGGCTGCTATAAATATAGCAGTTGATATGGTAGGTGAAGGATTAATAACTAAAAAAGAAGCTATAATGAGAATAGATGCTAAACAACTAGATCAACTTTTACATCCTAATTTCGAAGATAAAGCATTAAAAGAAGCAACTCTTATATCAAAAGGACTTCCGGCTTCTCCTGGTGCAGCATCTGGAAAAGTATACTTTAATGCAAATGATGTTGTTGCTGCTAATGAAAATGGAGAAAAAGCTATCCTTGTTAGACTTGAAACATCACCAGAAGATATAGAGGGAATGGTATCAAGTGAGGGTATACTTACTGCAAGAGGTGGAATGACATCACATGCAGCTGTTGTTGCAAGAGGTATGGGTAAGTGTTGTGTGGCTGGTTGTTCGGATATAAAAGTTAGTGAAGAGAAAAAGGAACTTAGAGTGAAAGACCTTGTTATAAAAGAAGGAGAATATATATCTCTTGATGGATCAACTGGTAGCGTTTATATAGGAAATATACCTAAAAATGAGGTTGAACTTGTAGGTAAATTTGAAGAGTTTATGGATTGGGTAGACGAGGTAAGAGTTCTTAAGGTAAGAACTAATGCCGATACTCCGAAGGATGCTAAGACTGCTGTAAAATTTGGAGCTGAGGGTATAGGTCTTTGTAGAACTGAGCATATGTTCTTTGAAGAAGATAGAATACCTGTTGTTAGAAAGATGATTTTATCTAAGACTGTTGATGAAAGACAAGAGGCTTTAGAAAAATTACTTCCTATGCAAAGAGAAGACTTTGCACAAATATTTGAAGCTATGGAAGGAAGAGATACAACTATAAGACTTTTAGATCCTCCTCTTCATGAATTCTTACCTAAGAAAGAAGAAGATATAAAGAACTTAGCTGATGATATGAATATATCTTATGAAGATATAGAAAAGAGAATTGAGGACTTAGAAGAGTTTAACCCTATGCTTGGACACAGAGGATGCCGTCTTGCAGTAACTTACCCTGAAATATATATGATGCAAGCAAGAGCTATAATGGAGGGTGCAATTCAGGCTAAAAATAAAGGATTTGATGTAGCGCCAGAGATTATGATACCTCTTATTGGAGATGTAAATGAGCTTAAATATATAAAAGAATTTGTTGTAAATGTAGTAGAAGAGGTTTTAAGTGAGTCAAAAGTAGATATGAAATATATGGTTGGAACTATGATAGAAGTTCCAAGAGCAGCACTTACTGCTGATGAAATAGCAAAAGAAGCTCAGTTCTTTAGTTTTGGAACTAATGACTTAACTCAAATGACATATGGATTCTCTAGAGATGATGCAAATAAATTCCTAGTAGAATATGAATCGAAAGAAATATTTGAAAAAGATCCATTCCAAGTATTAGATAAAAATGGTGTTGGAAAACTAGTTAAAATGGCATCAAAACTTGGAAGAGAGACAAGGGAAGATATAAAACTTGGTATATGCGGAGAACATGGAGGAGAACCTGCTTCTGTAGAGTTCTGTCACAATATAGGACTTAACTATGTATCTTGTTCTCCTTATAGAGTACCAATTGCTAGACTTGCAGCAGCTCAAGCAGCATTAAAAGAAAAATTAGCCATGGCTTAA
- a CDS encoding pyruvate, water dikinase regulatory protein — MENLVIYIISDSLGETGEQVAKASIGQFNLKNYEIRKYPYVLDKQFLNEILNDAKHQNSIIVYTLVDLELANRTLEFCEENNIPGLDLINPLVNAIRLRTDSDPLREPGIIRKLDEKYFKRVEAIEFAVKYDDGKDSRGLIKSDLVLVGISRTSKTPLSMYLANKNIKVANVPLVPEVPVPKELFEISNKKIIGLTNTPEKLNQIRQERLKALGLSGNANYANMQRILEEIEYAETIMKKLGCPIIDVSNKAIEETAGLIINIMKENGLRVYKGFLNN, encoded by the coding sequence ATGGAAAATTTAGTTATATATATAATATCCGATTCCTTAGGGGAAACAGGAGAACAAGTAGCCAAAGCTTCTATAGGGCAATTTAATTTAAAAAACTATGAGATAAGAAAATATCCATATGTGCTGGATAAGCAATTTCTAAATGAAATATTAAATGATGCAAAGCATCAAAACTCTATAATAGTTTATACACTTGTGGATTTAGAACTTGCAAATCGTACATTAGAATTTTGTGAGGAAAATAATATACCTGGATTAGATTTAATAAATCCTCTTGTAAATGCTATAAGATTAAGAACAGATTCAGATCCATTAAGAGAACCTGGAATAATAAGAAAGCTTGATGAAAAGTATTTTAAAAGAGTAGAGGCTATAGAATTTGCTGTAAAGTATGATGATGGAAAAGATTCAAGAGGACTTATAAAGTCAGATCTAGTGTTAGTAGGTATATCTAGAACTTCTAAAACTCCTCTAAGTATGTACCTTGCAAATAAAAATATAAAGGTAGCTAATGTACCTTTAGTTCCTGAAGTTCCAGTTCCTAAGGAATTATTTGAAATATCTAACAAGAAAATAATAGGTCTTACTAATACTCCAGAAAAGTTAAATCAGATAAGACAAGAGAGATTAAAGGCATTAGGTCTATCTGGCAATGCTAATTATGCAAATATGCAAAGAATACTAGAAGAAATTGAATATGCAGAAACTATAATGAAAAAATTAGGATGCCCAATAATAGATGTGTCAAATAAAGCCATTGAAGAAACTGCAGGACTTATTATAAACATAATGAAAGAAAATGGTCTGAGAGTGTATAAGGGGTTTCTTAATAACTAA
- a CDS encoding helix-turn-helix transcriptional regulator — protein sequence MFNIQLNDRQIKIIDIVKEHQPITSENIASMLNVTRATLRPDLAILTMTGILDARPKVGYFYSGINQNNMISEELKNKKVSEIMSIPVMLTEETTVYNAIVTMFLEDVGSIYIINDGHLSGVVSRKDLLKSTIGGIDINKIPVGMIMTRMPNVIMCKEEDTVIKAVKKIIEHEVDSVPVVKKESKDDKEYYKVVGRISKTNITKLFLELFEK from the coding sequence GTGTTTAATATACAACTTAACGATAGACAAATTAAGATAATAGATATAGTTAAAGAGCATCAGCCTATAACTAGTGAAAATATAGCATCAATGTTAAATGTGACAAGAGCAACTTTAAGACCAGATCTTGCAATACTTACTATGACAGGGATATTAGATGCAAGACCAAAGGTTGGTTATTTCTATTCTGGAATAAATCAAAATAATATGATATCAGAGGAATTAAAGAATAAAAAAGTTAGTGAAATAATGAGCATACCCGTTATGCTTACAGAAGAAACTACAGTATATAACGCTATTGTTACTATGTTTTTAGAAGATGTAGGAAGTATATATATAATAAATGATGGCCACTTATCGGGTGTAGTATCTAGAAAAGATTTACTTAAAAGCACTATAGGTGGAATTGATATAAATAAAATACCAGTAGGTATGATTATGACTAGAATGCCAAATGTTATCATGTGCAAAGAAGAAGACACTGTAATTAAGGCAGTAAAAAAGATAATAGAGCATGAGGTAGATTCAGTACCTGTAGTAAAAAAAGAATCAAAAGATGATAAAGAATATTACAAAGTTGTTGGTAGAATATCTAAAACCAATATAACAAAATTATTTTTAGAGTTATTTGAAAAATAA